From one Lycium ferocissimum isolate CSIRO_LF1 chromosome 5, AGI_CSIRO_Lferr_CH_V1, whole genome shotgun sequence genomic stretch:
- the LOC132057218 gene encoding pentatricopeptide repeat-containing protein At2g37310 yields MRFIKVANTLHRLKNYINIDYSLYGHLLQLCKEHHLIRQGKQLHARLVLSSTIPNNYLASKLINFYSKTKHLKEAHQVFDEIPERNTFSWNALLIGYSSQNYHVETLKLFSSFLLNNFDVKPDNFTVTCVLKAVSGVLGDSILVKMIHCYVVKNGFDSDVFVLNGLISSYSKTGDMVLAKSVFDEILERDVVSWNSMTSGYSQCGFYDECKGLYREMVKLEGFRPDGVTVVSVLQACAQSNDLILGMEIHHYIIENKIEVDISVFNSIIALYSKCGSLDYARELFEEMSERDEITYGAMISGYMTYGFVDKAVSLFQELEKPSLSAWNALVSGLVQNNLYNRALELVREMQLSGVQPNAVTLSSILPGISDIAFAKGGKEVHCYAIKSECNQNIFVATGLIDTYAKLGFIQLSFRVFDHTKDRSVIIWTAIISAYANHGDAKVALDLFNVMLSHCIKPDSITFTAVLAACAHSGLVEDGRRIFELLAKYGIEPLDEHYACMVGVLSRAGKLSEAVDLIGKMPIEPSARVWGALLNGASIYGDVEVGRFACSRLFEIEPENTGNYTIMANLYSKAGRWEEAQDLRKNMKKFGLKKITGSSWMETCQGVKSFIASDESNEEAGEVYGVLERLLGLMRDDGYVMMDEFNEETV; encoded by the coding sequence ATGAGGTTCATCAAAGTGGCTAACACCCTTCACAGACTcaaaaactatattaatatTGACTACTCATTATATGGCCATCTCTTACAACTATGCAAAGAACATCACCTTATTCGCCAAGGCAAACAACTCCATGCTCGTCTTGTTCTATCCTCAACCATCCCCAACAACTACCTTGCTTCAAAGCTTATCAATTTTTACTCAAAAACCAAACACTTAAAAGAAGCACACCAGGTGTTCGACGAAATACCTGAGAGAAATACATTTTCTTGGAATGCCCTTTTAATTGGTTACTCTTCACAGAATTACCATGTAGAAACACTCAAgttgttttcttcatttttgttgAACAATTTTGATGTGAAACCCGATAATTTTACGGTTACTTGTGTGTTGAAAGCTGTTTCTGGGGTGTTGGGGGACTCTATTTTGGTTAAAATGATTCATTGTTATGTTGTTAAAAATGGGTTTGATTCGGATGTGTTCGTATTGAATGGTTTGATCAGTTCTTACTCGAAGACGGGTGATATGGTATTGGCAAAAAGTGTGTTTGATGAAATTCTTGAAAGGGATGTTGTGTCTTGGAATTCGATGACATCGGGTTATTCTCAATGTGGGTTTTACGACGAATGCAAAGGGTTGTATAGAGAAATGGTGAAGTTAGAAGGGTTTAGACCTGATGGGGTCACGGTAGTGAGTGTTTTACAAGCTTGTGCACAGTCGAATGATCTTATTTTGGGAATGGAAATTCATCATTATATTATTGAAAACAAGATTGAAGTTGACATTTCAGTTTTTAACTCGATTATTGCTCTGTATTCTAAATGTGGTAGCTTGGACTACGCAAGAGAACTTTTCGAAGAGATGAGTGAGCGGGATGAGATAACTTATGGTGCAATGATTTCAGGCTACATGACTTATGGATTTGTTGATAAAGCTGTTAGTCTTTTTCAAGAGTTGGAGAAACCAAGCTTGAGTGCTTGGAATGCTCTGGTGTCAGGTCTAGTTCAGAATAATCTGTACAATCGAGCTTTAGAGTTAGTTCGTGAGATGCAGTTATCAGGTGTGCAACCTAATGCCGTGACCCTCTCAAGTATTCTTCCAGGAATTTCTGATATAGCATTTGCAAAAGGAGGGAAAGAAGTGCATTGCTATGCCATTAAGAGTGAGTGTAATCAAAATATCTTTGTCGCGACTGGACTTATTGATACCTATGCAAAACTGGGTTTTATACAATTATCATTTCGAGTTTTTGATCACACAAAAGATCGGAGTGTCATTATTTGGACGGCAATTATCTCAGCGTATGCTAACCATGGAGATGCCAAGGTTGCACTTGATCTATTTAATGTGATGCTGAGTCATTGCATAAAGCCAGATTCTATCACATTTACTGCTGTACTGGCAGCTTGTGCTCATTCTGGACTGGTTGAGGACGGTAGGAGAATTTTCGAGTTGTTGGCAAAGTATGGAATTGAGCCTTTGGATGAGCATTATGCTTGCATGGTGGGAGTTCTAAGTAGGGCAGGTAAGCTATCTGAAGCAGTTGATTTAATAGGAAAGATGCCAATTGAACCCAGTGCTAGGGTGTGGGGTGCACTCCTTAACGGGGCTTCAATTTATGGTGACGTTGAAGTTGGTAGATTTGCATGTAGTCGTTTGTTTGAAATAGAGCCTGAAAATACTGGAAACTATACCATCATGGCAAATTTATACTCAAAAGCTGGGAGGTGGGAAGAAGCTCAAGATCTTAGGAAGAACATGAAAAAATTTGGATTGAAGAAGATTACTGGTAGTAGTTGGATGGAAACATGTCAAGGCGTAAAAAGCTTTATAGCATCAGATGAATCAAATGAAGAGGCTGGAGAGGTTTATGGGGTATTGGAAAGATTGCTTGGTTTGATGAGGGATGATGGTTACGTGATGATGGATGAATTTAACGAGGAAACCGTGTGA